The proteins below come from a single Streptomyces tubercidicus genomic window:
- a CDS encoding class I SAM-dependent methyltransferase, whose translation MVRRPTVPAAPVIAPARPVGNATRGTTNPNRLRRMDRWIAAEHGAVLRRAADPVAVDLGYGAAPWTAVELLGRLRTVRPDARVVGVEIDPVRVAAARVHERPGLDFVHGGFEVPLPGQRTRQPVLIRAANVLRQYDEDEVAAVWKRLCARLAPGGLLVEGTCDEIGRRHVWVALGPEGPRTVTFAARLSALQTPSDLAERLPKALIHRNVPGEPVHAFLRDFDRAWATAAPLGALGARQRWRAAVAALATDWPLAGDPRRRRQGEVTVRWEALAPRG comes from the coding sequence ATGGTCCGCCGCCCCACCGTCCCCGCCGCCCCGGTGATCGCCCCCGCCCGACCCGTCGGAAACGCCACCCGAGGGACCACCAACCCCAACCGGCTGCGCCGTATGGACCGCTGGATCGCCGCGGAGCACGGCGCCGTGCTGCGCCGCGCCGCCGACCCCGTCGCGGTCGACCTCGGCTACGGGGCCGCGCCCTGGACCGCGGTGGAGCTGCTGGGCCGGCTGCGTACGGTCCGGCCGGACGCCCGGGTCGTCGGCGTCGAGATCGACCCGGTGCGGGTCGCCGCGGCGCGGGTCCACGAGCGGCCGGGGCTGGACTTCGTCCACGGCGGCTTCGAGGTGCCGCTGCCGGGGCAGCGGACCCGGCAGCCGGTCCTCATCCGGGCCGCGAATGTGCTGCGCCAGTACGACGAGGACGAGGTGGCCGCCGTATGGAAGCGGCTGTGCGCACGGCTGGCACCCGGCGGGCTGCTGGTGGAGGGCACCTGCGATGAGATCGGGCGGCGGCACGTCTGGGTGGCGCTGGGTCCCGAGGGGCCGCGCACGGTCACCTTCGCGGCCCGCCTCAGCGCCCTGCAAACACCCTCTGACCTGGCCGAACGCCTTCCGAAGGCGTTGATTCACCGCAATGTGCCGGGCGAACCGGTCCATGCCTTCCTCCGGGACTTCGACCGCGCCTGGGCCACCGCGGCGCCACTGGGCGCGCTGGGCGCCCGTCAGCGCTGGCGGGCGGCCGTGGCGGCGCTGGCCACGGACTGGCCGCTGGCCGGCGACCCGCGGCGGCGCCGCCAGGGCGAGGTCACGGTGCGGTGGGAGGCGCTGGCGCCCAGGGGGTGA